The segment TGAGTAATTGTCTTTCAGAGGAAATTTGACCGTTAAGTGTTGTATTACGTTTATGTGATCGCTTTTACTTGTTTCAATTCAGATCCTTTTTGAGTTATTTCAAGctctcaattttatttttattttaaagaggTCAAATAGACATATGTCCATACCATaccccgaaggcattcgagcatCCCATAACAGAACAATTTGAGATATTAAGCTCAGATGGAGATGCTATATGGAACTCCCTTCCCAGTGACCCCAGGCTCAGAGAATGGCTTCAAAAACTCATATGGCACAATCCCAGCACCATTTCTGTTCCTCAAATCCTTGTTTGCATTCCTCTCATCAATAATCCCTTCAAGCTCCATTAACCTCCCATTAAATTTTTCAAATGCTGCTTTTATCAGAGGATCTTTGGCCCATGCCAACTCCGATTTTTCTCCCAAGTATTCCTCGTCCGGAGAATGGTTCGATAACACATCCAAAATAGCCATCACCGTGGTAGCTTGAATTTGTGAAGGGAAGCACAGTAGGAGTAAAACTTCAGGTTTATTCATGAAAAACTCCCAATCTCTTTCAGTTGCCTCTTCGGTTGGCATATTCTTTCTAGCAATCGTTGGCCTGCTGGGAAAGTAACCAGCATAGGTATATTGTCCAAAGTTGACAGATGCATGATGACCTGAGGTTACCCAAGCGATGGTTGTAACAATTTGGATCAAGTCTTGTGGTGTTTTGAGGACAGGCCACCAGGGTTCATCTTTCTTGTCACCATGCCCAACCGTACGGATTTCAGTCCACCATGCTTGAAGCTCTTCGTCTGACTCCACTAGGCTTGCCTCTGGATAGTAATGGTTCACATAATCAGAGACCCATTCTTTGAGAATATCCCAGAGAACCAGTCCATCATTGGCAAAAGGGTAATCCTTGATCGTTAACCTTAGGCCATGAGGAGCATCTGGATCTTCAACAGCCATCCCCCTAGTAATGAAGAAAtttgttaataaattattggctgtgaaaatttcaaatatatcTGGAAAAGCAGATTCTAAATACCTGCTAATTAGGTCTGCGGGGAGTGCTTCATGATCAAATCGCCATAGAAGGTCATAAGCAACAGAACAAATCTCCATAGAATACTTGCCAGGGCTGAAGGAGGTCTCAATGATCCCATCAGCATTGATTAGATACTCTCGAGCTAGTGCATTGATTTCCATTGTGTAGCGGAAATGGGGATGGAGCAGTCTATAGATTGGATGCATTTCACTGAGTTGTCGATTTGTAGCAATTATATAAGGTTCAGTGCAACAATGGGTTCTTAGCCTGCAACAGAAACTCAAAAGTTACGTGTAACTCTAATTTATAAGGCAATATTGATTATCACATACTTATGAAGAACTTGGTAGAAATATATACCAGTGACTAATAAGCTGGTGATAGCCGGAATCGTGAGCAAGCACATGAGCTTTAGCAAGCCTCCAAAGCCAGACACCTGAAGAATGCCAAGAAGGCCTATATGCTTCTTTCCACTGTGGCTTCCCATCCATAGGGGGGCGAGTTAGCTCGATGGCCAAAGGCCTCAGAGTCTCGTCTGggtttaagaaaaatagtgtgCGTGATCCATATAATGTTGTCCCTGGAAGCTGTCTAACTTTCTTCACATATGGTAAAAACAGGTCATGGTAATCTAGGACAAACAACTTTTTTTGCTTCAATGCCTACACATGAAgaacataattaattaaaaaagtttGTTTCGTGTCAACATTTGAATGAGTACATGGACAACTTGGGTACCTCCTCCAATGAACAGAAACCTCGGATTTGTTGCTCGACCATCTCTTTGGTGATTACCGATTCCGGGGGGCCGTAGATTGCAGGATCAAGTTTGCTCTTCAGTGGCCATTCCTATAGGGTTTTTTTGGAAACTATCAAACCTTTGGGCCTTAAAACAATCCCATTCTATTTCTTTTTGCATGCCCCATAAAGTATGCACAAATGCAATTTTAACCGAGCTGTGAAATTATCATTTAACCAATACTTGCAtaactttatatatatttgagcaagcataattatataaattttatgtcGGGCATGGGATGGGTTTTTGCGCGCAAAGTTGGAACCGTGGATATGGTACCAACAAGCTTAAAACTTACACAAATGATACGAACCGATGCTTTTAGTAGAAGCAGCTAGCATTAAGTATTAGATATTTTAGTACTCaggttgagtcttttaattttaCATGTTTTCAGATACCTTGAGACTAACATCGAAAATTAGGTAGGTATGatttgaaagtttttttttttttttctattatttttaagatAACTATCATACCGTGACCAATTGAAGAGCACATGGATTgatcccagaaagagtttgtcgaGCAAATTCCTCATCCCTAAACCAAAAGAATTTGTctccttcaaaaaaaaaaagaacaaattagCAATCGATTAAATAATCatgcaaaataaaattaaagtaatctAACAAGTTAAAGTGACTATCTGAGAGAGAGAACTAACGTTCCATAGTTTCAGGAATTTCGAAGCGCAAGGCATTGTCACTGTCAGAAATGGCCTTGAGTAGTCTAGGAAGAATTTCTCTCCACAGATTGTTTCCCTCCTGGGGAGGCAAGTCAACCCCCTCATTGAACAGTTGGTCGATGGCTGTGAAGTATGGGAACCCAAGATCTTTATCTACAATTGCCGTCTGCAGCGCTGGAACCACCGCATGAAACACCGAGTACACCGTCTTTGCCGAGAATGTCAGTTGCTTCACCTCTGAGAAGCACTCATCCCTTGGCACGTAGAACATATTACTCTTTGTCTCTGATTCTGGatctgtatttatttatttatttaatcagtTAATAAATCTTTATCTAAGTTCACTTATTATATTAAAATCATCTTATTTTCGGGAATTCAATTGAAATATGctatttcatatttttaaaaggagttttaattaatattttacacTTTCCTTGGATTAATTCTTcttaacaatattttaattttaattaatgttgattagttaaataaaattaataaataatgacAGTAGACAAGGTTTATGGGTTTTCTTGTTCCACTAGGTTTAGTTGATGATATAATGAGTTCAGAATTTAGAATCgtcataatttttaatatttttcataaattttaaatctaatccttttatttttattttaataatttaaccttttatggatttttataaaaataatattaaaaattaattacgaaaatgataTTAGACTTaaattatttatgaaaaagaTTTTTCTGCAGTGAAATCTCGTGACAACACTTTAACTATTTTTCAATCATTATCCAATCAttaggtttta is part of the Gossypium arboreum isolate Shixiya-1 chromosome 5, ASM2569848v2, whole genome shotgun sequence genome and harbors:
- the LOC108473970 gene encoding linoleate 13S-lipoxygenase 2-1, chloroplastic → MLKPHVYHPTTTTTTTTTTTTTKTLASLLHKPFSHGTALAFLPFNACFSLGKTAKPFKARVVPNKIKAAVDVNLTDDDGILTDYTVKGVVTVKQTVGGFLSNLGLSRGLDDIQDLLGKSILLELVSRELDPKTGQEKETIKAYAHRVKQKGDDVTYEAEFKVGQDFGEIGAVVVENEHHKEMFLVEIVLDGLTDPITISCNSWVHSKFDNPQKRVFFPPKSYLPSQTPSGLKRLRKEELQTLRGNGVGERKSFERIYDYDVYNDLGDPDSDLNKKRAVLGGNKQFPYPRRCRTGRPRCESDPESETKSNMFYVPRDECFSEVKQLTFSAKTVYSVFHAVVPALQTAIVDKDLGFPYFTAIDQLFNEGVDLPPQEGNNLWREILPRLLKAISDSDNALRFEIPETMERDKFFWFRDEEFARQTLSGINPCALQLVTEWPLKSKLDPAIYGPPESVITKEMVEQQIRGFCSLEEALKQKKLFVLDYHDLFLPYVKKVRQLPGTTLYGSRTLFFLNPDETLRPLAIELTRPPMDGKPQWKEAYRPSWHSSGVWLWRLAKAHVLAHDSGYHQLISHWLRTHCCTEPYIIATNRQLSEMHPIYRLLHPHFRYTMEINALAREYLINADGIIETSFSPGKYSMEICSVAYDLLWRFDHEALPADLISRGMAVEDPDAPHGLRLTIKDYPFANDGLVLWDILKEWVSDYVNHYYPEASLVESDEELQAWWTEIRTVGHGDKKDEPWWPVLKTPQDLIQIVTTIAWVTSGHHASVNFGQYTYAGYFPSRPTIARKNMPTEEATERDWEFFMNKPEVLLLLCFPSQIQATTVMAILDVLSNHSPDEEYLGEKSELAWAKDPLIKAAFEKFNGRLMELEGIIDERNANKDLRNRNGAGIVPYEFLKPFSEPGVTGKGVPYSISI